One segment of Nocardioides sp. QY071 DNA contains the following:
- a CDS encoding Dabb family protein — MTTTPAPAPAPAPAPAPAPIVVQDRFELFAADLPRLRELVAGYATGAAARGLSLVEERVSPPLALADQPVVLWVRWTLPHAGGFWTARAQTHAPDVVQFWADVDALVVSRARTYLVAPDQVGPPPTDTRPDAVTPTRWRETAQLHLAADAGEEQLGALAAVLARAAELPGIEAAILSPNYLADLGAGHLTWDLVFPDRGTAEVAHESELWADVLLPAIEEHCTSWSALGLDTIGAGAREPGIAGGVKRTALFRLLPGVDPEVESEFARDTLAMPAHIASIRNWRLSRAIALDWDATDGAPWDFVWEQEYADLDGLSVDYMIHPHHWAHVDRWFDLESGAQVVDPALCHAFAGLAEGFIVR; from the coding sequence ATGACCACGACCCCCGCACCGGCCCCTGCACCGGCCCCTGCACCGGCCCCTGCACCGATCGTCGTCCAGGACCGCTTCGAGCTCTTCGCCGCCGACCTGCCGCGACTGCGCGAGCTCGTCGCCGGCTACGCCACCGGGGCGGCCGCGCGCGGCCTGAGCCTCGTCGAGGAGCGGGTCTCTCCTCCGCTCGCCCTCGCCGACCAGCCGGTCGTGCTCTGGGTGCGCTGGACCCTGCCCCACGCCGGAGGCTTCTGGACCGCCCGCGCCCAGACCCACGCTCCCGACGTCGTGCAGTTCTGGGCCGACGTCGACGCCCTCGTCGTGTCCCGCGCCCGCACCTACCTCGTGGCGCCGGACCAGGTCGGGCCCCCGCCGACCGACACCCGCCCCGACGCGGTCACGCCCACCCGGTGGCGCGAGACCGCCCAGCTCCACCTGGCGGCCGATGCCGGCGAGGAGCAGCTGGGCGCGCTGGCCGCGGTGCTGGCCCGGGCCGCCGAGCTGCCGGGCATCGAGGCCGCGATCCTGAGCCCCAACTACCTGGCCGACCTCGGCGCCGGGCACCTCACCTGGGACCTGGTCTTCCCGGACCGGGGGACCGCGGAGGTGGCGCACGAGTCGGAGCTGTGGGCCGACGTACTGCTGCCCGCGATCGAGGAGCACTGCACGTCCTGGTCGGCTCTCGGTCTCGACACGATCGGTGCCGGCGCCCGCGAGCCCGGCATCGCCGGCGGCGTCAAGCGCACCGCGCTCTTCCGGCTGCTGCCGGGCGTCGACCCGGAGGTCGAGTCGGAGTTCGCCCGCGACACCCTGGCCATGCCCGCGCACATCGCGTCGATCCGCAACTGGCGCCTGAGCCGGGCGATCGCGCTCGACTGGGACGCTACCGACGGCGCGCCGTGGGACTTCGTGTGGGAGCAGGAGTACGCCGACCTGGACGGGCTGAGCGTCGACTACATGATCCACCCGCACCACTGGGCGCACGTCGACCGCTGGTTCGACCTCGAGTCCGGGGCGCAGGTCGTGGACCCGGCGCTGTGCCATGCGTTCGCGGGACTCGCGGAGGGCTTCATCGT
- a CDS encoding NADP-dependent oxidoreductase produces MFAMIMNETGGPEVLQYGEIETPEPGPGEVRVRVAYAGVNPADWKNRQGMLAAFRPYVFPYVLGFDAAGVVDALGEDVTGFALGDRVVTPTNHGQGAQGSYAEYAVANVDRVALIPEGMGFAEAAALPVAALTAWQALQHNGGVQPGQQVLVHGGSGGLGSFAVQFARAAGARVAATCSTGNVAYLRGLGVERVIDYVTEDVTAAVKEWASDGLDLLVNTAGASSLTHGLDLVRQGGAFVSIPTLVDDGDIPADVAAAARRGIERVYSMMTDVDCAPALATIAGLVVSGEVILPEIRELDLREAPAAHEAIQTGHTRGKIVLKVADL; encoded by the coding sequence ATGTTCGCGATGATCATGAACGAGACAGGCGGGCCCGAGGTCCTGCAGTACGGCGAGATCGAGACCCCCGAGCCGGGGCCCGGGGAGGTGCGGGTGCGGGTGGCGTACGCCGGCGTGAACCCGGCCGACTGGAAGAACCGGCAGGGCATGCTGGCCGCCTTCCGGCCCTACGTCTTCCCCTACGTGCTGGGCTTCGACGCCGCCGGCGTCGTCGACGCGCTCGGCGAGGACGTCACCGGGTTCGCGCTCGGCGACCGCGTGGTGACCCCGACCAACCACGGTCAGGGCGCGCAGGGCAGCTACGCGGAGTACGCCGTCGCGAACGTCGACCGGGTCGCGCTCATCCCCGAGGGCATGGGCTTCGCCGAGGCCGCGGCCCTGCCGGTGGCCGCGCTGACCGCGTGGCAGGCGCTGCAGCACAACGGCGGCGTGCAGCCCGGTCAGCAGGTGCTGGTGCACGGCGGCTCCGGTGGTCTCGGCAGCTTCGCGGTGCAGTTCGCCCGCGCCGCCGGGGCGCGGGTCGCCGCGACCTGCAGCACCGGCAATGTCGCCTACCTGCGGGGACTCGGCGTCGAGCGGGTCATCGACTACGTCACCGAGGACGTCACCGCGGCGGTCAAGGAGTGGGCGTCCGACGGCCTCGACCTGCTCGTCAACACGGCCGGCGCGAGCTCGCTCACCCACGGCCTCGACCTGGTCCGCCAGGGCGGCGCCTTCGTCAGCATCCCGACGCTCGTCGACGACGGCGACATCCCGGCCGACGTCGCGGCCGCCGCCCGACGTGGCATCGAGCGCGTCTACTCGATGATGACCGACGTCGACTGCGCGCCCGCGCTCGCCACGATCGCCGGGCTCGTCGTGTCGGGCGAGGTGATCCTCCCGGAGATCCGCGAGCTCGACCTGCGCGAGGCCCCCGCCGCCCACGAGGCGATCCAGACCGGCCACACGCGCGGCAAGATCGTGCTCAAGGTCGCGGACCTGTGA
- a CDS encoding HNH endonuclease, giving the protein MATVMLLNASYEPLGTVTFQHAVRMLFREVATVEEAHDDRMIGPHPWPRVIRLVRYVAAKWMYRPAAYSRSNVLKRDRHRCAYCGSHATTIDHLLPQSRGGGWTWLNTVAACSPCNGRKANRTPAEAGMRLRLDPFVPTRAQLAVG; this is encoded by the coding sequence ATGGCGACCGTGATGCTGCTCAACGCCTCCTACGAGCCGCTCGGCACGGTGACCTTCCAGCATGCCGTGCGGATGCTCTTCCGCGAGGTCGCCACCGTCGAGGAGGCGCACGACGACCGGATGATCGGGCCACACCCGTGGCCGCGGGTGATCCGGCTGGTGCGCTACGTCGCGGCCAAGTGGATGTACCGGCCGGCGGCGTACTCCCGCAGCAACGTGCTCAAGCGCGACCGGCACCGCTGCGCCTACTGCGGCTCGCACGCGACGACCATCGACCACCTGCTCCCGCAGAGCCGCGGCGGCGGGTGGACCTGGCTGAACACGGTCGCGGCGTGCAGCCCCTGCAACGGGCGCAAGGCCAACCGCACGCCGGCCGAGGCGGGCATGCGGCTGCGGCTCGACCCGTTCGTCCCGACGCGCGCCCAGCTCGCGGTCGGCTGA
- a CDS encoding lysoplasmalogenase, translating into MRTSTRLKLAYAALAAADTALAGSGRPWAHRVRHVTKPLLLPLLGTALASDPRAARSPLRTTTLAAQVGGWGGDVLLLGEGERAFAAGAASFGLGHLAYISGFWRHRDRRTPITASRTARVIAGLWAATGPVVAATAARRDRGLGATLLGYSGLLATMAATASHLDPALPRDARLLTAAGGSVFLASDAVLGARTFLLPDAPERLEALVMATYAGAQLLLAEGAARAAR; encoded by the coding sequence GTGCGCACGTCCACCAGGCTCAAGCTCGCCTATGCCGCCCTCGCGGCGGCCGACACCGCGCTGGCGGGGTCGGGCCGCCCGTGGGCCCACCGCGTCCGACACGTCACCAAGCCGCTGCTGCTGCCGCTGCTCGGCACCGCGCTGGCCAGTGACCCGCGCGCCGCGCGGTCGCCGCTGCGGACCACGACGCTGGCCGCCCAGGTCGGCGGCTGGGGCGGCGACGTGCTGCTGCTCGGCGAGGGAGAGCGGGCGTTCGCGGCCGGCGCGGCGTCGTTCGGGCTCGGCCATCTCGCCTACATCTCGGGCTTCTGGCGCCACCGCGACCGTCGTACGCCGATCACGGCGAGCCGCACCGCCCGGGTCATCGCAGGCCTGTGGGCGGCCACCGGCCCGGTGGTCGCGGCGACGGCGGCGCGCCGGGACCGCGGGCTGGGCGCCACGCTGCTCGGCTACTCGGGACTGCTCGCCACGATGGCGGCCACCGCCTCCCACCTCGACCCGGCCCTGCCCCGCGACGCCCGGCTCCTGACCGCCGCCGGCGGATCGGTGTTCCTCGCCTCCGACGCGGTCCTCGGCGCCCGGACCTTCCTGCTGCCCGACGCACCCGAGCGGCTCGAGGCGCTCGTGATGGCGACGTACGCCGGCGCGCAGCTGCTCCTCGCCGAGGGCGCGGCCCGCGCCGCTCGCTGA
- a CDS encoding HutD family protein yields MSTQTTITRAADLPRVPWRNGQGLTTEIALGGDRDDFTWRVSLAEVTRSGDFSAFPGIDRIIMLIEGDAMTLHLPGHTQLLRTDEPFAFDGGVPVRCTVEQPTRDLNVMTRRGAARATLDVRAVTAEPDVVPAAGTVVLVVLDGTVVLDGIALETGDVAVSGARLRLSGVGRVAIARIEITGQ; encoded by the coding sequence ATGAGCACCCAGACGACGATCACCCGGGCCGCCGACCTCCCACGGGTCCCGTGGCGCAACGGACAGGGCCTGACCACCGAGATCGCCCTCGGCGGTGATCGCGACGACTTCACCTGGCGGGTCAGCCTCGCCGAGGTCACCCGGAGCGGCGACTTCTCGGCCTTCCCCGGCATCGACCGGATCATCATGCTGATCGAGGGCGACGCGATGACGCTGCACCTACCCGGCCATACCCAGCTGCTGCGCACCGACGAGCCGTTCGCCTTCGACGGTGGCGTACCCGTGCGGTGCACCGTGGAGCAGCCCACCCGCGACCTCAACGTGATGACCCGCCGCGGCGCGGCCAGGGCCACTCTCGATGTCCGGGCGGTGACCGCGGAGCCGGACGTCGTACCGGCGGCGGGGACGGTGGTGCTGGTCGTGCTCGACGGGACCGTCGTCCTCGACGGGATCGCCTTGGAGACGGGAGACGTCGCGGTGAGCGGGGCGCGGCTGCGGTTGAGCGGCGTGGGGCGGGTGGCGATCGCGCGGATCGAGATTACCGGCCAGTAG
- a CDS encoding GMC oxidoreductase, translated as MSESPRSASRFTRRGFLTTTGAAVGAASIGLPAMTSPAAGAAIGNGAQVPALVIGTGYGGAVAALRLAQAGVPVEMVEMGMTWDTPGSDGRIFPKVTSPDKRAYWLRTKTKAPVSNFFGFPIDSNIDRYTGVLDAEDFAGITVYQGRGVGGGSLVNGGMAVTPQQSRFASILPSVDAAEMYNTYYPRANAGLGVGSIDPTWFETAACYQYARVGRKHAQRSGFAWTFVPDVYDWNYMKAEQAGTVPRSALDGQVMYGNDFGKKSLVQTYLAQALATGRVNVSPLHKVTSVAPVSGGTGYTVTIDQIDTNGDTVATKTVTATKVFFAAGSVGTSKLLVKLKATGVLPGLNGEVGKGWGDNGNVMCGRANHMWDATGTLQSTIPCSGIDNWDAGGAFAEVAPLPTGIETYASLYLSITRTTRRAEFSWNAATGKVDLSWQKAWKQDSITMAKTIFDKINSKEGTIYRTDLFGGYKIWQDGLTYHPLGGAVINKATDNYGRLHGYDGLYVIDGSLIPGNTTVNPFVTITALAERNIDNILANDV; from the coding sequence ATGTCCGAAAGCCCCCGCTCCGCGTCCCGGTTCACCCGGCGCGGATTCCTGACGACCACCGGCGCCGCCGTCGGCGCCGCGTCGATCGGCCTGCCCGCGATGACGAGTCCGGCCGCCGGCGCCGCCATCGGCAACGGCGCGCAGGTGCCGGCGCTCGTCATCGGCACCGGGTACGGCGGCGCGGTGGCCGCGCTCCGGCTCGCCCAGGCCGGCGTACCCGTCGAGATGGTCGAGATGGGCATGACGTGGGACACCCCCGGCTCGGACGGCAGGATCTTCCCCAAGGTCACCTCACCGGACAAGCGCGCCTACTGGCTGCGCACGAAGACCAAGGCGCCGGTGAGCAACTTCTTCGGCTTCCCGATCGACAGCAACATCGACCGCTACACCGGCGTCCTCGACGCCGAGGACTTCGCCGGCATCACCGTCTACCAGGGCCGCGGCGTGGGTGGCGGCTCGCTCGTCAACGGCGGCATGGCGGTCACGCCCCAGCAGTCGCGGTTCGCCTCGATCCTGCCGTCGGTCGACGCCGCGGAGATGTACAACACCTACTACCCGCGGGCCAACGCCGGCCTCGGCGTCGGGTCGATCGACCCGACGTGGTTCGAGACCGCCGCCTGCTACCAGTACGCGCGGGTCGGACGGAAGCACGCGCAGCGCTCGGGCTTCGCGTGGACCTTCGTGCCCGACGTCTACGACTGGAACTACATGAAGGCCGAGCAGGCCGGCACGGTCCCGCGGTCCGCGCTCGACGGCCAGGTCATGTACGGCAACGACTTCGGCAAGAAGTCGCTCGTGCAGACCTACCTCGCCCAGGCCCTGGCCACCGGCCGGGTCAACGTGTCGCCGCTGCACAAGGTCACCTCGGTCGCCCCGGTCTCCGGCGGGACCGGCTACACGGTGACGATCGACCAGATCGACACCAACGGCGACACGGTGGCGACCAAGACGGTCACCGCCACGAAGGTGTTCTTCGCCGCGGGCAGTGTCGGGACCAGCAAGCTGCTCGTGAAGCTCAAGGCGACCGGCGTGCTGCCCGGCCTCAACGGCGAGGTCGGCAAGGGCTGGGGCGACAACGGCAACGTCATGTGCGGGCGGGCCAACCACATGTGGGACGCCACCGGCACCCTGCAGTCGACGATCCCGTGCTCGGGCATCGACAACTGGGACGCCGGCGGCGCCTTCGCCGAGGTCGCTCCCCTCCCGACCGGCATCGAGACCTACGCGTCGCTGTACCTGTCGATCACCAGGACCACGCGGCGCGCGGAGTTCAGCTGGAACGCCGCGACCGGCAAGGTCGACCTGTCCTGGCAGAAGGCCTGGAAGCAGGACTCGATCACCATGGCCAAGACGATCTTCGACAAGATCAACAGCAAGGAGGGGACGATCTACCGCACCGACCTCTTCGGCGGCTACAAGATCTGGCAGGACGGCCTGACCTACCACCCGCTCGGCGGCGCGGTGATCAACAAGGCCACCGACAACTACGGCCGCCTGCACGGGTACGACGGCCTCTACGTCATCGACGGCTCGCTGATCCCCGGCAACACCACCGTGAACCCGTTCGTCACGATCACGGCGCTGGCCGAGCGCAACATCGACAACATCCTGGCCAACGACGTCTGA
- a CDS encoding DNA polymerase ligase N-terminal domain-containing protein translates to MGDLLERYRRKRDFTRTPEPAGAVADRTGARFVVQRHRASRLHYDLRFEIDGVLVSWAVPKGPTLDPRARRLAVHVEDHPIEYLHFEGVIPSGEYGGGDVIVWDTGTWEPVKTDDPRAAVRDGELHAEVHGHKLRGRLVLVRTGDEGERESWMLLHKRDAHAVDGWDPEAHPRSVLSGRTNDDVAADPDRTWRSGVPAAEAEEVLLPDPLPDEAVASLEDLGKQGTWEVFGRRLKVTNLDKVLFPGDPPVTKRELLAYTARIAPVALPYLRGRALNLHRYPDGADAKGFWHKQRPDHAPAWLGAWDNPDADPGETTTYVVADEPAALVWAANFGALEWHPWTSLAARPHEPTYALVDIDPGERTTWEEVLTLARLHRTALDHLDVLARPKVTGRRGIQVWIPVVPGYTFDDTRAWVEKLSRTVGKVLPDLVSWKWEVRAREGRARLDYTQNAINKTLVAPYSPRPARGAPVSVPIGWGELDDPDLRPDRWTIRTVLDRLAVRGDPFQALLDAGQELPDIT, encoded by the coding sequence ATGGGTGACCTGCTCGAGCGGTACCGGCGAAAGCGCGACTTCACCCGCACCCCGGAGCCGGCGGGCGCGGTCGCGGACCGGACCGGCGCGCGGTTCGTCGTCCAACGGCACCGAGCCAGCCGCCTGCACTACGACCTGAGGTTCGAGATCGACGGGGTCCTGGTCAGCTGGGCGGTGCCGAAGGGGCCGACCCTCGACCCGCGTGCACGGCGACTGGCGGTGCACGTCGAGGACCACCCGATCGAGTACCTGCACTTCGAGGGCGTGATCCCCTCGGGCGAGTACGGCGGCGGGGACGTCATCGTGTGGGACACCGGCACCTGGGAGCCGGTGAAGACCGATGACCCGCGGGCCGCCGTACGCGACGGCGAGCTGCACGCCGAGGTCCACGGCCACAAGCTGCGGGGGCGGCTGGTGCTGGTCCGGACCGGCGACGAGGGCGAGCGTGAGTCCTGGATGCTGCTGCACAAGCGCGACGCGCACGCCGTCGACGGCTGGGACCCCGAGGCGCACCCGCGCTCGGTGCTGAGCGGCCGCACGAACGACGACGTCGCCGCCGACCCGGACCGCACGTGGCGCTCGGGTGTCCCTGCTGCCGAGGCCGAGGAGGTGCTGCTGCCGGATCCGCTGCCCGACGAGGCCGTCGCCTCGCTCGAGGACCTCGGGAAGCAGGGCACGTGGGAGGTCTTCGGCCGCAGGCTCAAGGTCACCAACCTCGACAAGGTGCTCTTCCCCGGCGATCCCCCGGTGACCAAGCGCGAGCTGCTCGCCTACACGGCGCGGATCGCGCCCGTGGCGCTCCCCTACCTGCGCGGCCGCGCGCTCAACCTGCACCGCTACCCCGACGGCGCCGACGCCAAGGGCTTCTGGCACAAGCAGCGGCCCGACCACGCTCCCGCGTGGCTCGGTGCCTGGGACAACCCGGACGCCGATCCCGGGGAGACGACGACGTACGTCGTCGCGGACGAGCCGGCCGCGCTGGTCTGGGCCGCCAACTTCGGCGCGCTCGAGTGGCACCCGTGGACGTCGCTGGCGGCGCGACCGCACGAGCCGACGTACGCGCTGGTCGACATCGACCCGGGAGAGCGCACCACGTGGGAGGAGGTGCTGACCCTGGCCCGGCTGCACCGCACCGCGCTGGACCACCTCGACGTGCTCGCGCGCCCGAAGGTCACCGGGCGCCGCGGCATCCAGGTGTGGATCCCGGTCGTGCCGGGCTACACCTTCGACGACACCCGGGCCTGGGTGGAGAAGCTGTCGCGCACCGTCGGCAAGGTGCTGCCCGACCTGGTGAGCTGGAAGTGGGAGGTCCGCGCCCGGGAGGGCCGGGCCCGTCTCGACTACACCCAGAACGCGATCAACAAGACCCTGGTCGCGCCGTACTCACCGCGCCCGGCGCGCGGCGCGCCGGTCTCGGTGCCGATCGGCTGGGGCGAGCTCGACGACCCGGACCTGCGCCCGGACCGCTGGACGATCCGGACCGTTCTGGACCGCCTGGCCGTGCGCGGCGACCCGTTCCAGGCGCTGCTGGACGCAGGTCAGGAGCTGCCCGACATCACGTGA
- a CDS encoding DUF202 domain-containing protein, with the protein MTGTQTERTRLAWTRSVLSMLGVVVVEARVLLAVDGVVALLVLAVGVLIAAAALAGVARRHPRRRPGGGLRRDLDGRLPAMVAALAGLVGLGSLVLVLG; encoded by the coding sequence GTGACCGGCACGCAGACCGAGCGGACCCGGCTGGCGTGGACGCGGAGCGTCCTGTCGATGCTCGGCGTCGTGGTGGTCGAGGCGCGCGTCCTGCTCGCGGTCGACGGCGTGGTCGCGCTCCTGGTCCTCGCCGTCGGCGTCCTCATCGCGGCGGCGGCGCTGGCCGGTGTCGCCCGCCGGCACCCGCGCCGCCGTCCCGGCGGCGGGCTGCGCCGCGACCTCGACGGGCGGCTCCCCGCCATGGTCGCCGCTCTGGCCGGGCTGGTCGGACTGGGCTCCTTGGTCCTGGTCCTGGGCTGA
- a CDS encoding DUF202 domain-containing protein — MTARRPRSVYDLGTEPDPRFTFANERTFLAWIRTALALMAAGVALDSLASALPETPRRWVAAALILAGVAGCGLAWLRWMANERALREARPLPGLPLGIALVVLVAAGGLVLVALTLAAS, encoded by the coding sequence GTGACCGCACGCCGCCCGCGCAGCGTCTACGACCTCGGCACCGAGCCGGACCCGCGGTTCACCTTCGCCAACGAGCGGACCTTCCTCGCCTGGATCCGCACCGCCCTCGCCCTGATGGCGGCCGGCGTCGCGCTGGACTCGCTGGCCAGCGCGCTGCCCGAGACCCCGCGCCGCTGGGTCGCCGCCGCGCTGATCCTGGCCGGCGTCGCCGGGTGCGGCCTGGCCTGGCTGCGGTGGATGGCCAACGAGCGGGCGCTGCGCGAGGCGCGGCCGCTGCCCGGCCTGCCGCTCGGCATCGCGCTGGTGGTGCTGGTCGCGGCGGGCGGGCTGGTGCTGGTCGCGCTCACCCTGGCGGCGTCGTGA
- a CDS encoding LysR family transcriptional regulator yields the protein MERRQLEYFVAVVDHGGFGRASEAVHVTQPSLSQAIAALEKDLGVSLFHRLGRKVKLTAAGEALLSPARQVLRDHAVARAAVAKVRGGYDGTLDIASTPTVAAHPLTALLGRFSQLYPGINVRITDCDVPGGAAAIVGGGQCEIGVVRLPAATTGLQAIALGEQEFFLVLPPDSPDPGPGPVELSVLGELPLIATPPGTASRKRLDDSLAIANVTEPRIVVETIYRATIPKLVAAGVGASLLPRHMAQEAAQLGARVVGTTPTVAHEIGIVRREGPLSPAARAFIDLALEMAPFGAEGEEP from the coding sequence ATGGAACGTCGTCAGCTCGAGTACTTCGTCGCCGTGGTCGACCACGGTGGCTTCGGGCGGGCCTCGGAGGCCGTCCACGTGACCCAGCCGTCGCTGTCGCAGGCGATCGCGGCGCTGGAGAAGGACCTCGGCGTCTCCCTGTTCCACCGGCTCGGCCGCAAGGTCAAGCTGACCGCCGCGGGCGAGGCGCTGCTCTCGCCGGCGCGCCAGGTGCTGCGCGACCACGCCGTCGCCCGCGCCGCCGTGGCCAAGGTCCGCGGCGGGTACGACGGCACCCTCGACATCGCCTCCACCCCGACCGTGGCCGCCCATCCGCTGACCGCGCTGCTGGGCAGGTTCAGCCAGCTGTACCCCGGCATCAACGTGCGGATCACCGACTGCGACGTGCCGGGTGGCGCGGCCGCGATCGTCGGCGGCGGCCAGTGCGAGATCGGGGTGGTGCGGCTGCCCGCGGCGACGACCGGGCTGCAGGCCATCGCCCTCGGTGAGCAGGAGTTCTTCCTGGTGCTGCCGCCCGACAGCCCCGACCCGGGCCCCGGGCCCGTGGAGCTGTCGGTGCTCGGCGAGCTGCCGCTCATCGCGACCCCGCCGGGCACGGCCTCGCGCAAGCGGCTCGACGACTCGCTCGCGATCGCCAACGTCACCGAGCCGCGGATCGTCGTGGAGACGATCTACCGCGCCACGATCCCCAAGCTGGTCGCGGCCGGCGTCGGTGCCTCGCTCCTGCCGCGGCACATGGCCCAGGAGGCGGCCCAGCTCGGTGCCCGGGTCGTCGGTACGACGCCCACGGTCGCCCACGAGATCGGGATCGTGCGCCGCGAGGGTCCGCTGTCGCCGGCCGCCCGGGCGTTCATCGACCTCGCGCTCGAGATGGCGCCGTTCGGGGCCGAGGGCGAGGAGCCGTGA
- a CDS encoding ABC transporter substrate-binding protein translates to MKTLRTGLVAATASLALVLTGCGGGGGGERKTEDGLKVVTVAYTPIYSVGALKLGMDQGFFEKQGLRIELKQVANPPSGIAAVAGDEVDFNYTPSIPFVNAIANGVQLEIVGAADGYDEGTKAAVEADPSLALQHDDSGVVAAADSGITRAKDLEGKTVSVPARGAQLEVTIAAAVKADGGDPAKINWITLDFPSAVSSLKSGRVDAAGLVVPFLSQAEDGGGKLVLSPGLEFFDDGAVGMWVTSASLAKQDPEIVKSFQAAVEQTNEYAEAHITEAQQAAADVLKTDLATVQAGSEPAFPATVDPADVQSVIERMKELGYLKKDIDATSLVFGS, encoded by the coding sequence ATGAAGACCCTGCGCACAGGGCTCGTCGCCGCCACCGCCTCGCTCGCCCTCGTCCTCACCGGCTGCGGCGGCGGGGGCGGCGGTGAGCGCAAGACCGAGGACGGGCTGAAGGTCGTCACGGTCGCCTACACCCCGATCTACTCCGTCGGCGCCCTCAAGCTCGGCATGGACCAGGGCTTCTTCGAGAAGCAGGGCCTGCGCATCGAGCTCAAGCAGGTCGCCAACCCGCCCAGCGGCATCGCGGCGGTCGCCGGCGACGAGGTCGACTTCAACTACACCCCGTCGATCCCGTTCGTGAACGCGATCGCCAACGGCGTCCAGCTCGAGATCGTCGGTGCGGCCGACGGCTACGACGAGGGCACCAAGGCCGCGGTCGAGGCCGACCCGTCGCTCGCGCTCCAGCACGACGACAGCGGCGTGGTCGCCGCGGCCGACTCCGGCATCACGCGGGCGAAGGACCTCGAGGGCAAGACCGTGTCGGTCCCGGCCCGCGGAGCCCAGCTCGAGGTCACGATCGCCGCGGCGGTCAAGGCCGACGGCGGTGACCCGGCGAAGATCAACTGGATCACCCTCGACTTCCCCAGCGCCGTCAGCTCGCTGAAGTCTGGCCGGGTCGACGCCGCCGGGCTCGTCGTCCCCTTCCTCTCCCAGGCCGAGGACGGCGGCGGCAAGCTCGTCCTGTCCCCCGGCCTCGAGTTCTTCGACGACGGCGCGGTCGGCATGTGGGTCACCTCCGCCTCCCTCGCCAAGCAGGACCCCGAGATCGTGAAGTCCTTCCAGGCCGCGGTCGAGCAGACCAACGAGTACGCCGAGGCGCACATCACCGAAGCCCAGCAGGCGGCGGCCGACGTCCTCAAGACCGACCTGGCCACGGTGCAGGCGGGCTCGGAGCCGGCGTTCCCCGCGACGGTCGACCCGGCCGACGTGCAGTCGGTGATCGAGCGGATGAAGGAGCTCGGCTACCTGAAGAAGGACATCGACGCCACGTCCCTCGTCTTCGGCAGCTGA
- a CDS encoding ABC transporter permease subunit yields the protein MPTLRPGTVRRYAVGAASIAVAALLWQWAVTGPLADKPFATVPEILGRLREFAGDPLFWSSLGETFRVAAIGLVLSVVLGVAAGLLVGQSDLAYRSTRVLVEFLKPIPPIVILPLLVLVLGPTGDMGIFLVAFGGVFPLITQTAHGVHDVDPVAAETARSFRLTRWQRVRTLVAPTALPFVATGVRISASAALVIALVSEIIGGAPGLGKDLVLAQTTGDYPAIYALVVTFGVLGVLINAVLAAVERRALFWHASVRSEVTA from the coding sequence ATGCCCACCCTCCGTCCCGGCACCGTCCGGCGGTACGCCGTCGGCGCGGCCAGCATCGCGGTCGCCGCCCTGCTCTGGCAGTGGGCCGTGACCGGACCGCTCGCCGACAAGCCGTTCGCGACCGTGCCCGAGATCCTCGGCCGGCTGCGGGAGTTCGCCGGCGACCCGCTGTTCTGGTCCTCGCTCGGCGAGACCTTCCGGGTGGCGGCCATCGGCCTGGTCCTCTCGGTCGTCCTCGGCGTCGCGGCCGGCCTGCTGGTCGGCCAGTCCGACCTGGCCTACCGCAGCACCCGCGTGCTGGTGGAGTTCCTCAAGCCGATCCCGCCGATCGTCATCCTGCCGCTGCTGGTGCTGGTGCTCGGCCCGACCGGGGACATGGGGATCTTCCTCGTGGCCTTCGGCGGCGTCTTCCCGCTGATCACCCAGACCGCCCACGGCGTCCACGACGTCGACCCGGTCGCGGCCGAGACGGCCCGCTCGTTCCGGCTCACCCGGTGGCAACGGGTCCGCACCCTGGTGGCACCGACCGCCCTGCCGTTCGTGGCGACCGGCGTCCGGATCAGCGCCAGCGCCGCGCTCGTCATCGCGCTCGTCTCGGAGATCATCGGTGGTGCCCCCGGACTCGGCAAGGACCTGGTCCTCGCCCAGACGACCGGCGACTACCCGGCGATCTACGCGCTGGTGGTGACCTTCGGCGTCCTCGGCGTCCTGATCAACGCCGTGCTGGCCGCCGTCGAGCGGCGGGCCCTGTTCTGGCACGCCTCGGTGCGTTCGGAGGTGACGGCATGA